Below is a genomic region from Salmo salar chromosome ssa11, Ssal_v3.1, whole genome shotgun sequence.
taacgatggattattttggaccaaaccaacatttgttattgaagtagcagtcctgggagtgcattctgacgaagaacatcaaaggtaatcaaacttttgtaatagtaaatctgactttggtcagggctaaacttggtgggtgtctaaatagctagccgtgatggctgggctatctactgagaatattgcaaaatgtgctttcaccgaaaagctattttaaaatcggacacctcgattgcacaaaggagttctgtatctataattcttaaaataatttatatttttgtgaacatttatagtgagtaatttagtaaattcaccggaggtttgcggggggtatgctagttctgaacgtcacatgctaatgtaaaaagctggtttttgatataaatatgaacttgattgaacaaaacatgcatgtattgtataacataatgtcctaggtgtgtcatctgatgaagataatcaaaggttagtgctgcatttagctgtcttctgggtttttgtgacattatatgctagcttgaaaaatgggtgtctgattatttctggctgggtactctgctgacataatctaatgttttgctttcgttgtaaagcctttttgaaatcggacagtgtggttaataTGACATTTGGAAAAGTCAGGATCCTAGTCAGGCTATTAATTGTCAAATCCAGATAAAATATAGGTCTTCATGTGTATCAAATCTGTTGGTAATCATGTCATTGATTTACAATGACAAACAGCTGAAATGTTTAGGCTTCATCATGATCTGTGATCAAAACAGGCTGGGGTGTTTTCAGTTCCGTTTAGGCTAAGGTTATGCTTAAGAAAGCAACTGCACTGAAATGAATAGCCTGATTCAATGGGATTCTATGGAATAAAAACGTTTTTTTATCTGTTAAGCTGTTTGGTCTATGCATAGACCCATGTAAGTGTCACGTGACGTGAATGTGTTGTCGGCACTTAAATGCCTTAGAAAAAAGATGTTAGGTGACATGGTGAGAGGTAGAAGTAGCGTCACGAGGCTTAATTCTGGCACTTATCACCCCCTATAGTAACCTGTAGAGCTCGATGCTGTTGATGTCAGCAAGGTAATAGAACTCCACTCATGCAGGCGTGGCCAAACGTCTCGCGGGTCTCTGAAAAGCGCTTTTTTTGTTCAACGCGAACTATTTTTAAAATCGACAAACTGCTGAAATGAATAACGTTTTACTATTATCGTGAACATTTAAACGAGAGGGGAATTTATATGGTATTTAAGTCTACTTACGGAGCTTTAGCAAAGTCGTGTTCACATGctttgaacaaattaattgtTGAAAGGGCGTGATGAGGGACCGCCTTGGCGATTTGACAGCGGTGAGTATCACTATCAGAGAGAATGGaaatagctagttaacatttctaTCTAGAAACTAGGACGTCTGCTTTGCGTTTCTTTTTCCTTCTCACTTTAAGTTTCAGTTGAAAATGATTGTTTCTGTCGAGTCATTTCGAGTCAACTACGACTCTTGTCTGTTACAGTACAGTAGCTGTAGGCTTTATCGAACTTTAGCATAAAATTAGCGAACTGTTGTTATTGTCGGTTTCTTCGATGTCAACAGGTGTACTGTACGATAACTATCTTCGGTATATATGTTAGCCTTTTAATCCGTGTGCCAGCCAGGTAGGTTAGTGTAATGTAGGCCTACACCTAACTACTATTGTCAATGTTACATTTAATTTATTAGGAACTGTTCTATTGTGTTTCTTGTACCTATAAATGGGTTGGTAAAGGTTATTGATGCCTTACACTATGACTCCAAAGGTTGTCTCCTTTTTTGTCTTTTTTAAACTTTGTTACCCAAGGCTATTCTAATGTGAGTAGTGTTATATTTTAGGAATTATTTTATTCTCCCTCTGGCATTATACTTCACAATGGTAGGACTGTGCAGTTCATTTTTCACAATGGGGTGCTGAAATAACATGTAATTGGCATGGCAGGCCTAGTATTTTCTTTGGTTACATAGGCCTTCCACTGATCAGACAATTATTTTCACAGAACAGCAACAATAATCCTTTTAAtgtggatgatgatgatggcacCGTCACAGTGGATAACAATTCCCACAGGGACGACTTCTTGAAACAGGTAGTCTACTTGGAGCTGTATGTTTGCATAGTCACGTGTCTTCTCTAGCTCTGTTTGCCAAAGACTGTAGCCAATGTGTGTTAAAAATATATTCTGTTTCTTGTTGACTGTTGATTCCTTTCAAATGTCAGTGTAACCCTCAGTGAGGGTAATACAATGTTTTGATTATAAAAGGCTCTTTGTTGTGTGTAGACtaatgtgacatgttgtgtttGGAAGGTGGGGGAGGTGCGGCGTCTCATCGACAAGATCTCTTTCCAGGTAGATGAAGTGGTGAAGAAACACAGCGCTATCCTCTCTGCCCCCAACCCTGAGGAGAGTGAGTATGGCCTCCTCACAGCTGCACACATTCACCCAAATTATCTTAAAATGTGAAAAGTACAGGAAAACCACATTTTAATGAAAACGGTTCCTCTCCAGGACGTTGTCCAGTCTGGGGGGAAAAGTCACATATTAAATACAAATGAGCCAGGCAGGAAACACTGCCTATAACTCCAGCCCAACGACCCTGCCCGTTTCCTCTAATAGTCATCTGTTATTACTGGATTAGGGAAGTGCCAGACAACCTTTGGCTGCcaacaacatattttttttattgcttAAATGCTTCATATGTTTTCTGATGGAAATGGACGTCGATTTCACATTGAGAAATCTGCAGTCATATCTAGGCATGAACATTCTATTCTACGATGGCTCCAACAGAATAGCCTGCATTGGACTGAATGATATGAATATAAATATTATACAGCACTGTGGTGGAAGGCCAGGTCAATATGCCACCAACAGATTATAGATGCTCCCAGAACAGTTGTAAAAGGCAGCTTGTAGTGACTTCAATTGGCACCTCTGACCAGTCACTCACTGCCTTTGATgtgctgtctctgtttctcccttcaGGCACCAAAGATGAACTGGAGCAGCTCACCAATGAAATCAAGAGGAACGCCAACACAGTGCGGGCCAAGTTAAAAAGTGAGTTCAGAATAAATCAGTTAGACTGTTAAGGTAGGGTATGAATGAAATAATATGTAAGCGGGTGAACTAGAGAGAACTACATACTGAGCTTGGGAACACTTCCCTCAATTCAGAGGGAGTTTAGTTTATAAGGGAGATTTGACTTGCAAATTAGCTGTATGTACGGGAAAGCTACTACTGCACACCTTGTCATAGGTAAACACATGGCTGGAATAGCTTGACCCCCACTGCTAACAATATAGACACACCTCTACATACAGATATCTTATCTAACTGCCTTTGCGTGTATGGGAATATGTTAGGATGATGCATACATTTGTAAGTTGGACTAATTGTTTGCTTTCATATGCAAGTGTATGTTTGGGGTGAGTTTGAGTAATGTATTTATGCATACAGTGTGTGTATGCATTAGGTAatacactgagtgttcaaaacattaggaacacctgctctttccaagaAAAGACTGaccagttgaaagctatgatctcttattgatgttacctgttaaatccacttcaatcattgtagatgaaggggaggagacaggttaaagaagccttgatacaattgagacattctgtatgtgtgtcattaagggtgaatgtgcaagacaaaatatttaaattcATTTGAATGGGAGatgttagtaggtgccaggcacaccagtttgagtgtgtcaagaactgcaacgctgctgggttttcacactcaacaatttcccgtgtgcatcaagaatggtccaccacccaaaggacatccagccaacttgacacaactgtgggaagtattggagtcaacatgggccagcatccctatggaatgcTTTTGAGACCTTGAATATTCCATGCCCtgatggctgttctgagggcaaaagggggtgcaattcaatattaggaaggtggtcctaatgttttgtacactcggtgtatattGCGTCACGCTGACCGGGCCTTGCTGTGTGTTGGCAGCCATGCAGGACAGCCTGCCTGAGGATGAGAATGCAAACACAGCCTCTGTGGACCAGCGCATCCAGACAAACCAGGTCAGAGCTGGACCACATGTTAACTACAATACATTTGTTTGTCAGACATAGACCCTAATGGAGTCCTCTGTGTGTGTCGTTTGTCTCCCCACCTTCAGCACACAAATCTGATGCGCTGGTTTGTAGATGTCATGACGGTGTACAACGAGACCCAGATGTCCTTCAGGGAGAGGTGCAAAGGACGGATTCAGAGACAGCTGGAGATCAGTAAGTGCTAGGGTTGcgcgcacagagagagaaacattacCTTCTTAGCCTGGACAGCCACCTGTTTTCTGTGTGCTGTACATCTTTATCAGCAAACAGGAGTGTTCTGAGAGGGGGAGAAATACCCTGGCCACGCCCCTGGATTACAGAAAAGGGAGCTTGCAACAGGAGACACCTGTGTTTAGTGTTGCCTTAGCAATGGTTTGCAGGGTTGTCTAGGGGAGGGGTTGCAATATATGTAGTCAGGTGACCAGAGGAACAGGAGGTGTGCTCTTTAGTAACTGGTCTGCTGTTGGTGACCCCTTGTAGTTAATTtgtgaaatacattttcaaatgttTCTTTTTTGAAGCTGGGAAAGTGACCACTGatgaggagctggaggagattCTGCACAGTGAAAATCCTGCCATCTTTACTTCTGATGTGAGTGGCATATTCTTAGAACACTCATGTATCACTTTACACTAATAAATCAAGAGATAAAAGTGAATTTAATTCTTGCACTCATTTCCTTCTACACGGTTACAGCTTTGTGGATTATTTTGCCACATCATAAAATGTCTCCTGTACCTTTTCCTCCCTGTACAGATCATCTCCGACTCCCAGATCACGCGCCAGGCTCTGAATGAGATCGAGTCTCGCCATAAGGACATCATCCGCCTGGAGTCCAGCATCAGGGAGCTCCACGAGATGTTTGTTGACATGGCCATGCTGGTGGAGACTCAGGTGAGATGGATGTCACAaagggaaaaatgacttgtgtataAATCCTCTATCCTATATAATCACATTTGTCAATGTAATAAGCATATACAAATTGAATTAAGGTTTCAAAGATCCTCTGTATTGTGATCTGTGTGTCCAATAGGGGGAGATGATCAACAACATAGAGAAGAACGTGAGCAGTGCAGCCGAGTACATCGGCGTGGCCAAAGTGGAAACCAAGAAGGCAGTGCGGTACCAGAAAGCGGCGCGCAGGGTAAGACTTTTCCCCCGTTTCCCCAGCCTTTTCAAGAGCAACACCACCGCCGTCCCCAACGAACCAAAACCCACCGCTGTCAAATGAGCCGGTATAACCATAGCTTGTCCTGCTGCCACTGAACATGCCATTCAAGTTAGCACTGTGAATGAAGCTAACATCCCGTTCAAGGTCAGCCAATCATATGTAATGCTGTGAAGCTAATGTCGCACGCCTGACATTTTTATTAGATTTATCACCGAGCACCTAATCTCTCTCAGGCGCCTAATGTCACATTTGATGAAGGGAAGACGGTATCACACCATAGAGCGTCCCGACAGGTTAAGCACTGAACTGCTACGCAAACTGCCTGTAGAAAGTGCAAACGGTGAAATGTTAGCCATGGCCCTTGCCTCTGTTTCTGTGTGATGTTTGTGCTATTAACATGTAATGACCATTGGAAATAAATGTGACTTGCAATTAAaacagatatttttatttttattaatgcATGTTTGGCCTAGTACACACTATTTTGACATAAAGCCTAACATTGTGCTTCTTTTTTGTTTTGGCAGAAGTATGTCATAATTGCCATAGTCGTGGTGATCCTGCTTGCTGTAATCGCACTTATCGTTGGTTTGTCTGTGGGTCTATAACTGCCCTCAACCGCACAGCCTTAGGTAATTACTACTGATCTACACAGACAAACACTGTCTGTCATGATTTAAAACACACGTAGACAAATACTGTCATGTCCTATAGCAGTTTGCATTTAACTCTCTAAATGCAGTCCCGTTAGTCAAATACTGAATGGTTTATTACTATGGCAACCTATACGTAAGACTGTCCACCCCTGGCCTGTGGGCTATAGGAAGTAAGGGCCCTgaatttttccttttttttttttttaaatgtatctttTAGTTCTTAATTCAttgctttttaaaaaaaaaaattcatgaCAGACTATACTATGTATTTGGACAATGCAGCTGATTCAATTTTCCTTTTGTTCCCCACTCCTTTTCCTGGACAGCTCTTCTTTTTCACAGAAAATGCTTTATCTTGCTATCGGCGGGG
It encodes:
- the LOC106563160 gene encoding syntaxin-2 isoform X3, which gives rise to MRDRLGDLTANSNNNPFNVDDDDGTVTVDNNSHRDDFLKQVGEVRRLIDKISFQVDEVVKKHSAILSAPNPEESTKDELEQLTNEIKRNANTVRAKLKTMQDSLPEDENANTASVDQRIQTNQHTNLMRWFVDVMTVYNETQMSFRERCKGRIQRQLEITGKVTTDEELEEILHSENPAIFTSDIISDSQITRQALNEIESRHKDIIRLESSIRELHEMFVDMAMLVETQGEMINNIEKNVSSAAEYIGVAKVETKKAVRYQKAARRKYVIIAIVVVILLAVIALIVGLSVGL
- the LOC106563160 gene encoding syntaxin-2 isoform X1; translated protein: MRDRLGDLTANSNNNPFNVDDDDGTVTVDNNSHRDDFLKQVGEVRRLIDKISFQVDEVVKKHSAILSAPNPEESTKDELEQLTNEIKRNANTVRAKLKTMQDSLPEDENANTASVDQRIQTNQHTNLMRWFVDVMTVYNETQMSFRERCKGRIQRQLEITGKVTTDEELEEILHSENPAIFTSDIISDSQITRQALNEIESRHKDIIRLESSIRELHEMFVDMAMLVETQGEMINNIEKNVSSAAEYIGVAKVETKKAVRYQKAARRLFFFTENALSCYRRGCWCHRFSHYYGVECLIVICPSPPPPKKNPQPKSKIINV
- the LOC106563160 gene encoding syntaxin-2 isoform X2; translated protein: MRDRLGDLTANSNNNPFNVDDDDGTVTVDNNSHRDDFLKQVGEVRRLIDKISFQVDEVVKKHSAILSAPNPEESTKDELEQLTNEIKRNANTVRAKLKTMQDSLPEDENANTASVDQRIQTNQHTNLMRWFVDVMTVYNETQMSFRERCKGRIQRQLEITGKVTTDEELEEILHSENPAIFTSDIISDSQITRQALNEIESRHKDIIRLESSIRELHEMFVDMAMLVETQGEMINNIEKNVSSAAEYIGVAKVETKKAVRYQKAARRVRLFPRFPSLFKSNTTAVPNEPKPTAVK